In Polaribacter sp. L3A8, a genomic segment contains:
- a CDS encoding glycosyltransferase family 4 protein, with the protein MKIVYVIDSLENSGGMERVLTSKANWLASKKEFDVTIISRRANKDGCFFELNKNVIVDSLNLTPTNNKILNLLFKTDKNRFKKELTKKLLQLKPDITISLFGDEYEFLHTIKDGSKKILEFHFSKNYLTHLMDNIPNLSFRKFRKLYARYLQYKQQRVVLKYDKFVLLTEKDQSLWQKPSNSLVISNPLSFSSDKKSDGQQKEIIAIGRFIAQKGFDLLINAFRLITKNNPDWKLTIYGEGQDKDYLLDLINRYHLQKVILLKSPSKKIKEALLNSSILAFSSRYEGFGLVLTEAMECGLPCVAFDCECGPSEIISHKKDGYLVSDFNIDFFAKNLEYLMVNNKERLLMGQNASKNVKQFHIDKIMIKWTELFKDII; encoded by the coding sequence TAATTGATTCATTAGAAAATTCTGGAGGTATGGAGCGTGTTCTTACTTCTAAAGCAAATTGGCTTGCATCTAAAAAAGAGTTTGATGTAACTATTATATCTAGAAGAGCTAATAAAGATGGGTGTTTTTTTGAGTTAAATAAAAATGTAATTGTTGATAGTTTAAACTTAACCCCAACTAACAATAAAATTTTAAATCTATTATTTAAAACAGATAAGAATAGGTTTAAAAAAGAATTGACAAAAAAGTTATTACAATTAAAACCAGACATTACCATAAGCCTGTTTGGTGATGAGTATGAGTTTTTACATACCATTAAGGATGGAAGTAAGAAGATACTCGAATTTCATTTTTCTAAAAATTATTTAACCCATTTAATGGATAATATTCCAAATTTATCCTTTAGAAAATTTAGAAAATTATATGCTCGTTATCTTCAGTACAAACAACAAAGAGTCGTTTTAAAATATGATAAGTTTGTTTTGTTAACAGAAAAAGATCAGTCACTTTGGCAAAAACCATCCAATAGTTTGGTAATTTCTAATCCTTTGTCTTTTTCTTCTGATAAAAAGTCTGATGGGCAGCAAAAAGAAATTATAGCCATTGGTAGATTTATAGCTCAAAAAGGTTTTGATTTATTGATTAATGCATTTCGTTTAATTACAAAAAACAATCCAGATTGGAAATTAACAATTTATGGAGAAGGACAAGATAAAGACTATTTATTAGACCTAATAAATCGTTATCATTTACAAAAAGTAATTTTATTAAAATCACCATCAAAAAAAATAAAAGAAGCATTATTAAATAGTTCTATACTGGCTTTTTCATCAAGATACGAAGGTTTTGGGTTGGTATTAACAGAGGCAATGGAATGTGGTTTACCATGTGTTGCTTTTGATTGCGAATGTGGTCCTTCAGAAATTATTTCTCATAAAAAAGATGGTTATTTAGTAAGCGATTTTAACATAGATTTTTTTGCTAAAAACTTAGAATATTTAATGGTTAATAATAAAGAAAGATTGTTGATGGGGCAAAATGCATCCAAAAATGTAAAACAATTCCATATTGATAAAATCATGATAAAATGGACAGAATTATTTAAAGATATTATATGA